The following are encoded together in the Rhodanobacter soli genome:
- a CDS encoding NADPH-dependent FMN reductase, which produces MAVLVGFSGSLRKGSFNAALLRAAGAMMPADSRLEIMSIAAFPLYNGDDEAAHGVPAAVAALKEAIAAADGLLIATPEYNNSIPGVTKNALDWLTRPPADIPRVFAGKPVAVMGASPGGFGTILSQNAWLPVLRTLGAELWTGGRLMVSRAGSVFDADGAIVDARTHDSLRQFVEGFVAFAQANPASTV; this is translated from the coding sequence ATGGCCGTTCTCGTGGGTTTTTCCGGCAGCCTGCGCAAGGGTTCGTTCAATGCCGCGCTGCTGCGTGCCGCCGGTGCGATGATGCCGGCCGACAGCCGGCTGGAGATCATGTCGATCGCCGCGTTCCCGCTGTACAACGGCGACGATGAAGCCGCGCATGGCGTTCCGGCTGCGGTCGCGGCGCTCAAGGAGGCGATCGCCGCGGCCGACGGCCTGCTGATCGCAACGCCGGAATACAACAACAGCATTCCCGGTGTGACCAAGAATGCGCTGGACTGGTTGACGCGACCGCCGGCCGACATTCCGCGCGTGTTCGCCGGCAAGCCGGTGGCGGTGATGGGTGCGTCGCCCGGCGGTTTCGGCACGATCCTTTCGCAGAACGCCTGGCTGCCGGTGTTGCGCACGCTCGGTGCGGAACTCTGGACCGGCGGTCGCCTGATGGTGTCGCGTGCGGGCAGCGTGTTCGATGCCGATGGCGCCATCGTCGATGCACGCACCCATGACTCGCTGCGCCAGTTCGTGGAGGGCTTCGTTGCTTTCGCGCAGGCCAACCCGGCGAGCACCGTCTAA